Proteins encoded within one genomic window of Firmicutes bacterium HGW-Firmicutes-1:
- a CDS encoding DNA-3-methyladenine glycosylase (responsible for recognizing base lesions in the genome and initiating base excision DNA repair) has protein sequence MKKLTRDFYNQDSILVAKQLLGKTLAHVMGKDKIHCQITDVEAYTGIEDRACHSFGGRRTNRTEILWGEAGHAYIYLIYGMYYMLNVVAEREGNPCAVLIRGVKPMEPLDTMSQFRYHKPYSQLTKSQINNMANGPGKVCKALNLNKGHNGLDLLGDQLYIIDAPPVDEGLIHVGKRINIDYAEEAKDFLYRFYLN, from the coding sequence ATGAAAAAGCTTACTAGAGATTTTTATAATCAAGATAGCATTTTAGTTGCTAAACAGTTATTAGGTAAAACATTGGCACATGTTATGGGGAAAGATAAAATACATTGTCAAATTACCGATGTAGAAGCATATACCGGTATTGAGGATCGTGCTTGTCATTCATTTGGAGGACGAAGAACGAATAGAACTGAAATTCTCTGGGGTGAAGCAGGACACGCTTATATATATTTAATCTATGGGATGTATTATATGTTAAATGTAGTAGCTGAAAGGGAAGGTAACCCATGTGCTGTTTTGATAAGAGGTGTAAAACCTATGGAGCCGTTGGATACTATGAGTCAGTTTAGATATCATAAGCCATATAGTCAACTTACAAAAAGCCAAATAAATAACATGGCCAATGGACCAGGTAAGGTGTGTAAAGCATTAAACTTAAACAAGGGCCATAATGGATTGGATTTGTTAGGAGATCAGCTATATATAATAGATGCACCGCCTGTTGACGAAGGGTTAATTCATGTTGGTAAGCGAATTAATATAGATTATGCAGAAGAAGCAAAGGATTTTTTGTATAGATTTTATTTAAATTAA
- a CDS encoding MBL fold hydrolase, with translation MGFKITDMVTWVGKIDWDLETFHGEEYSTHKGTSYNSYLIKDEKTVLIDTVWEPYSKEFITNLKKEVDLNTIDYIVLNHAESDHSGAIVELLREIPNTPIYCTKNGVRSLKGHYHQDWNFVEVKTGDTLDLGKNKLVFVEAKMLHWPDSMFVYLTGENILFSNDAFGQHYASEMMYNDKVDQAELYNEAIKYYANILTPFSKFVVKKIEEVVGFNLPVDMICPSHGIIWRDNPLQIVTKYMEWAKDYQENQITIIYDTMWKGTRRMAETIAEGIKSMDQDVEIKLHHSGKQDKNDIITDIFKSKMVLFGSPTINKGIASSLPLLFEIIKGLEFKNKKGAAFGTYGWSGESVEVINHELEKAGFEVVNEGIKALWNPDEEALEKCREFGKALVGR, from the coding sequence ATGGGTTTTAAAATAACAGATATGGTAACTTGGGTAGGTAAGATTGATTGGGACTTAGAAACGTTTCATGGAGAGGAATATTCAACACATAAAGGGACTTCTTATAATTCTTATTTAATTAAGGATGAGAAGACTGTATTGATTGATACGGTCTGGGAACCTTATTCAAAGGAATTTATTACAAATTTAAAGAAGGAAGTAGATCTTAATACGATTGATTATATTGTTTTAAATCATGCTGAAAGTGATCATAGTGGGGCAATCGTAGAATTGCTTAGAGAAATACCAAATACACCTATATATTGTACGAAAAATGGTGTTAGGAGTTTGAAGGGACATTATCATCAGGATTGGAATTTTGTTGAGGTTAAAACTGGAGATACATTAGATCTTGGGAAAAATAAGCTGGTATTTGTTGAAGCTAAAATGCTTCACTGGCCGGATTCGATGTTTGTATATTTGACAGGTGAAAATATTTTATTTAGCAATGATGCTTTTGGTCAACATTATGCTTCTGAGATGATGTATAATGATAAAGTGGATCAGGCAGAGCTTTACAATGAAGCAATTAAGTACTACGCAAATATTTTAACGCCGTTTAGCAAATTTGTTGTAAAGAAAATAGAAGAAGTGGTTGGATTTAATCTTCCTGTTGACATGATCTGTCCAAGTCATGGTATAATATGGAGAGATAATCCGTTGCAAATAGTGACTAAGTATATGGAATGGGCGAAGGATTATCAAGAAAATCAAATAACCATTATATATGACACTATGTGGAAAGGTACTCGTCGAATGGCGGAAACCATAGCAGAGGGTATTAAGTCCATGGATCAAGATGTTGAGATCAAGCTTCATCATTCCGGTAAACAGGATAAGAACGATATAATCACTGATATTTTTAAGTCTAAAATGGTGCTTTTTGGGTCACCAACGATTAACAAAGGCATTGCATCATCACTACCTTTACTATTTGAAATTATAAAAGGTCTTGAGTTTAAGAATAAGAAAGGTGCAGCATTTGGTACGTATGGTTGGAGTGGTGAATCGGTTGAAGTTATTAACCATGAGCTAGAAAAGGCAGGCTTTGAGGTCGTAAATGAAGGGATAAAAGCGCTTTGGAATCCAGATGAAGAAGCATTAGAAAAATGTAGAGAGTTCGGAAAAGCTCTGGTAGGACGCTAG
- a CDS encoding chromate transporter, which yields MIQALLELFMEFFSLGIFSYGGGLAILVLLQEKSVELGWLTLEQFADVVAISQSTPGPIAINLATFVGYFQGSILGSLVATIAVILPGFVISIIVAKFMDRFNEKPIVKATLKGLRAIVIGLIATAILNIAYVTIIDLKAYKVTRYIGDLVELKSLIVFGLLVFLSIKFKKHPIYYILPAGVVGLFLWQ from the coding sequence ATGATACAAGCACTTCTTGAATTATTTATGGAGTTTTTTAGCTTAGGTATTTTTAGCTATGGTGGAGGATTGGCTATTTTGGTTTTGCTTCAAGAAAAGTCAGTAGAGTTAGGTTGGCTAACGCTAGAACAATTCGCTGATGTAGTTGCCATCTCGCAGTCTACGCCAGGACCGATTGCAATTAATTTGGCAACCTTTGTTGGTTATTTCCAAGGAAGTATATTGGGGTCACTTGTTGCAACTATAGCAGTTATATTACCAGGGTTTGTCATATCTATCATTGTGGCAAAATTTATGGATAGATTCAATGAAAAACCTATCGTGAAAGCTACCTTGAAGGGACTAAGGGCTATTGTTATTGGATTGATTGCTACTGCCATTTTAAATATAGCATATGTAACTATTATTGATCTCAAGGCGTACAAAGTCACTCGTTATATTGGAGATTTGGTTGAACTAAAATCCTTGATTGTTTTTGGATTGTTGGTTTTTCTATCTATTAAATTTAAAAAACACCCCATATATTATATACTACCAGCAGGTGTTGTTGGTTTGTTTTTATGGCAATAA
- a CDS encoding TrpR YerC/YecD yields the protein MSKNIKSHEIDKLFEAILTLENVKECYDFFEDICTVNELHALAQRLHVAKMLREQNTYLEIAEKTGASTATISRVNRSLNYGNDGYDMVFARI from the coding sequence ATGAGCAAGAATATAAAGAGTCACGAAATAGATAAGCTTTTTGAAGCAATATTAACGTTGGAAAATGTAAAAGAATGTTATGACTTTTTTGAAGATATTTGTACTGTAAATGAATTGCATGCGTTGGCACAAAGATTACATGTTGCTAAAATGCTAAGAGAACAAAACACTTATTTGGAAATTGCAGAAAAGACAGGTGCTTCTACTGCAACGATAAGTAGAGTGAATCGATCATTGAATTATGGAAATGATGGGTATGACATGGTGTTTGCTAGAATTTAA
- a CDS encoding phosphatase, translating into MKYCLDLHTHTIASGHAYSSLQEMVAMAKQKGLQLLGISDHAPGMPGSTYIYYFQNLRVVPEEIDGVRVLKGVEANIIDHQGTIDMSVSDLKQLNYVIASMHMPCLRPSTKKSNTRALIKTMGNPYVNIIGHPDDLRYQMDYEEIVIAAKANNVLLEVNNASLNPKGFRSDAIVATRQILELCMKHNHPVILGSDAHISFDVGNFKYCLPVFEEIGFPEELIVNRSIEELFKFLS; encoded by the coding sequence ATGAAATACTGTTTAGATTTACATACCCATACAATAGCAAGTGGACATGCTTATAGTTCTCTTCAAGAAATGGTTGCTATGGCAAAACAAAAGGGTTTACAGCTATTAGGTATATCTGATCATGCACCAGGTATGCCAGGAAGTACTTATATCTACTATTTTCAAAACCTAAGAGTTGTTCCTGAAGAAATAGATGGAGTAAGAGTTTTAAAAGGTGTGGAGGCGAACATCATTGATCATCAAGGTACAATCGATATGAGTGTGAGCGATTTAAAGCAATTAAATTATGTTATTGCAAGTATGCATATGCCATGTCTGAGACCCTCAACTAAAAAAAGCAACACTCGTGCACTCATTAAAACCATGGGAAATCCATATGTAAATATTATTGGACATCCTGATGATCTAAGATACCAGATGGATTATGAAGAAATCGTTATTGCAGCAAAGGCTAACAATGTTTTGTTAGAAGTTAATAATGCATCCTTAAATCCGAAGGGCTTTAGGAGTGATGCAATTGTTGCAACTAGACAAATATTAGAGTTATGTATGAAACATAATCACCCTGTTATTCTAGGAAGTGATGCTCATATTTCCTTTGATGTTGGTAATTTCAAGTATTGTTTGCCTGTCTTTGAGGAGATTGGATTTCCAGAGGAGTTAATCGTCAATAGATCAATAGAGGAGTTGTTTAAATTTTTATCCTAA
- a CDS encoding chromate transporter: MKKRIGFFEIYYAFFKIGLLTIGGGYSMLPTMEKETVEGRNWFNHEELINRFALAQSIPGIIAVNTSVLLGYKLDKIRGALASCLGVISPSILIILIIANGYEKFAQNVYVQNGLKGVRIAVLALLVSTIVNLIRKSIKDYWGVVLAMSAFVVISFLNVSPIFVILVGIVASILIYYKRGTDYDTSTS, from the coding sequence TTGAAAAAGCGGATTGGATTCTTTGAAATATATTATGCGTTTTTTAAAATTGGATTATTAACAATTGGTGGTGGATACTCTATGCTTCCTACTATGGAAAAGGAAACAGTGGAGGGCAGAAATTGGTTTAATCATGAAGAATTAATCAATAGATTTGCTTTGGCTCAATCTATTCCAGGGATTATCGCAGTGAATACCTCTGTTTTATTAGGGTACAAGTTGGATAAAATTAGAGGGGCACTTGCCTCCTGCCTAGGTGTCATTTCACCATCAATACTGATTATATTAATTATCGCGAATGGATACGAAAAATTTGCGCAAAATGTATATGTCCAAAATGGATTAAAGGGTGTTAGAATTGCTGTTTTAGCCCTTTTGGTTTCCACAATCGTTAATCTTATTAGAAAATCTATTAAGGATTATTGGGGTGTTGTTTTAGCTATGAGTGCGTTTGTTGTTATTAGTTTTTTAAATGTCTCACCAATCTTCGTTATTTTAGTCGGAATAGTTGCCAGCATTTTGATTTACTATAAGAGGGGTACAGATTATGATACAAGCACTTCTTGA
- a CDS encoding rubredoxin: MDKYVCTVCGYVYDPVEGDPDSGVAPGTSFEDIPEDWVCPLCGVTKEDFEKVE, encoded by the coding sequence ATGGACAAATATGTATGTACAGTATGCGGGTATGTTTATGATCCAGTAGAAGGAGACCCAGATAGCGGTGTAGCTCCAGGAACGAGCTTTGAAGATATTCCTGAAGATTGGGTTTGCCCACTGTGTGGTGTAACAAAGGAAGATTTTGAAAAAGTAGAATAA
- a CDS encoding M18 family aminopeptidase: protein MENMVVADFLEFLEGATTPYQTVLECEKRLVKAGFVRLNMEESWSMTPKGRYYVIPYDSIIIAFTVANEMHNLDRIKVIASHNDSPCFKIKSNPEMLDGNILKLNTEVYGGPILNTWMDRTLSIAGKVGLRSEDIFKPIVKYVDMKKTIVTIPNIAIHMNRKVNEGIELNKQVDLLPVLGLWDKEKDKSGFLIQLISDAVGVQPSEVLDFDLYLYLAEKGAVIGVDEGLISAPRLDNLAMVYTSIEALMKSNNKSGIQMAVCFNNEEIGSTTIEGADSSLLSIIIQRIMAAFNRSTEQYYRMLNNSFMISADAAHGTHPNAPQKGDPTNEVRLNEGITIKSSAKKSYATDCESAAVFLQLCERAEIKVQRFANRSDMIGGMTLGPVVSKYLPIRTVDVGLPMWAMHSAREVIGLKDFVDSLKVFETFYNS, encoded by the coding sequence ATGGAAAATATGGTTGTAGCAGATTTTTTAGAGTTTTTAGAAGGAGCAACAACTCCGTACCAAACAGTATTAGAGTGTGAAAAACGGTTAGTAAAAGCAGGTTTTGTTCGCTTGAACATGGAAGAAAGCTGGAGTATGACTCCAAAGGGACGGTATTATGTAATCCCTTATGATTCTATAATAATAGCATTTACAGTAGCAAATGAAATGCATAATTTAGATAGAATTAAAGTGATTGCTTCACACAATGATAGTCCATGTTTTAAAATTAAGTCTAATCCAGAAATGTTAGATGGAAATATTCTGAAACTCAATACAGAGGTATATGGTGGACCTATACTAAATACTTGGATGGATAGAACTCTTTCTATTGCAGGTAAGGTAGGGCTTAGGTCAGAGGATATATTTAAACCAATTGTTAAATATGTAGATATGAAAAAGACAATAGTAACAATACCAAATATTGCAATTCATATGAATAGAAAGGTAAATGAAGGAATTGAGTTAAATAAGCAAGTTGATCTTTTGCCTGTTTTAGGACTTTGGGACAAGGAGAAAGACAAGTCGGGCTTTCTCATTCAATTGATTTCTGATGCTGTTGGAGTTCAACCTTCTGAGGTACTAGACTTTGACTTGTATTTGTATTTGGCAGAAAAAGGAGCTGTAATTGGCGTAGACGAAGGTTTGATTTCTGCTCCAAGATTGGATAATCTAGCTATGGTATATACAAGTATTGAAGCGCTAATGAAGTCTAACAATAAGAGCGGAATTCAAATGGCAGTATGTTTTAACAATGAAGAAATAGGAAGTACCACTATAGAAGGAGCTGATTCGAGCCTCCTATCAATCATAATTCAAAGAATTATGGCAGCATTTAATAGATCTACAGAACAGTATTATAGAATGCTAAATAATTCCTTTATGATATCAGCAGATGCAGCACATGGAACGCATCCCAATGCTCCTCAAAAAGGTGACCCAACAAATGAAGTGCGTTTAAATGAAGGAATTACGATTAAAAGTAGTGCTAAAAAAAGCTATGCTACGGATTGTGAATCAGCAGCAGTATTCTTACAGTTATGTGAGAGAGCTGAGATTAAGGTACAGAGATTTGCGAATAGATCTGATATGATTGGTGGAATGACACTGGGGCCTGTTGTAAGTAAGTATTTGCCAATTAGGACAGTTGATGTTGGATTACCAATGTGGGCTATGCATTCTGCGAGAGAAGTTATAGGTTTAAAGGATTTTGTCGATAGCTTGAAAGTGTTTGAGACTTTTTATAATAGTTAG
- a CDS encoding molecular chaperone HtpG: MSKEKGSLSIHSENIFPIIKKWLYSDHDIFIRELISNACDAITKLNKLNTLGEVNISEDTSYKIEVIVDDKNKTLSFVDNGLGMTDEEIKKYINQIAFSGAEDFLNQYKDKTNDDQIIGHFGLGFYSAFMVADRVEINTKSYKEDYTPVKWTCEGGTDFEMEKGTREQRGTEIILYIGEDGMEFLNEYTLRSTIEKYCSFMPYEIYLSNPNKEPKKDEEDNIVVEEPKPLNTTTPLYTKKPNECSDEEYKEFYRKTFMDFKEPLFWIHLNMDYPFNLKGILYFPRFNHEFDNMEGQIKLYNNQVFVADNIKEVIPEFLLLLKGVIDCPDLPLNVSRSFLQNDGFVKKISGYISKKVADKLNSLFNTDRPTYENFWGDINPFIKFGCLKDDTFYDKVKDIMLYKSTADGHIILSEYLERNRDKHENKVYYVSDEKQQAQYIKMFKDHEMEAVILEHNIDQPFISQLEMKESEVKFVRIDADLTDTMKDSSEVVNEEEDKTLLEGLEKIFKASLGKEDLKVQIENLKAEEISALIILPEDSRRMQEMSKMYSMYGMDPSMFKSEETLLLNKKNELVKYIVAHKENEDKKEDIKLFCEQLYDLAMLSHKPLSPAAMTTFISRSNLILKKLI, from the coding sequence ATGAGTAAAGAAAAAGGTAGCTTATCCATCCATAGCGAGAACATATTCCCTATTATTAAAAAATGGCTCTATTCAGATCATGACATTTTTATTAGAGAATTAATTTCCAATGCTTGCGATGCAATAACGAAATTGAACAAATTAAACACACTGGGAGAAGTTAATATCAGTGAAGATACTTCTTACAAAATTGAAGTCATTGTTGATGACAAAAATAAAACATTATCCTTTGTAGATAATGGTCTTGGTATGACAGATGAAGAAATCAAAAAATATATTAATCAAATAGCTTTTTCAGGGGCCGAAGATTTCTTAAACCAATATAAGGACAAGACAAATGACGATCAAATAATCGGACACTTTGGTCTTGGGTTTTATTCTGCTTTTATGGTTGCAGATAGGGTGGAAATCAACACCAAATCCTACAAGGAAGATTATACTCCAGTAAAATGGACCTGTGAAGGTGGTACTGACTTTGAAATGGAAAAAGGTACTCGTGAACAACGTGGTACGGAAATTATTTTATATATTGGTGAAGATGGAATGGAATTCTTAAACGAATACACTCTACGATCAACAATAGAAAAATATTGTTCCTTCATGCCATATGAAATTTATTTATCTAACCCTAATAAAGAACCAAAAAAAGACGAGGAAGATAATATAGTCGTTGAAGAGCCTAAGCCGCTTAATACAACTACACCTCTCTATACAAAAAAACCAAATGAATGTAGCGATGAGGAATACAAGGAATTTTACAGAAAAACCTTTATGGATTTTAAAGAGCCACTTTTCTGGATTCATTTAAATATGGATTATCCTTTTAACCTAAAGGGTATTTTATACTTCCCACGTTTTAACCATGAATTTGACAATATGGAAGGACAAATCAAACTATATAACAACCAAGTATTTGTTGCTGATAACATTAAAGAAGTCATTCCTGAATTCTTATTGTTGTTAAAGGGTGTAATTGATTGTCCTGATCTACCTTTGAATGTATCAAGAAGTTTCTTGCAAAATGACGGCTTCGTTAAGAAGATCTCTGGATATATTTCTAAAAAGGTTGCTGATAAACTGAATTCCCTTTTCAATACAGATAGACCAACCTATGAAAACTTCTGGGGAGATATTAACCCTTTTATTAAATTTGGTTGTTTAAAAGATGATACCTTTTATGATAAGGTTAAAGACATAATGCTCTATAAATCAACTGCTGATGGACATATAATTTTATCTGAATACCTTGAACGTAATAGGGATAAACATGAAAACAAGGTGTATTATGTCTCAGATGAAAAACAACAAGCCCAATATATTAAAATGTTTAAAGATCATGAAATGGAAGCTGTAATTCTAGAACATAATATAGATCAACCATTTATTTCTCAATTAGAAATGAAGGAATCAGAAGTTAAATTTGTTAGAATTGATGCAGACCTTACAGATACAATGAAAGATAGTTCAGAAGTTGTTAATGAAGAAGAAGATAAAACTCTTCTTGAAGGTCTTGAAAAAATATTTAAAGCTTCTTTAGGAAAAGAAGACCTAAAGGTGCAAATTGAAAATCTTAAAGCAGAAGAAATATCAGCACTTATTATTCTTCCAGAAGATTCAAGAAGAATGCAAGAAATGTCTAAAATGTATAGTATGTATGGTATGGATCCAAGTATGTTTAAATCAGAGGAAACGCTTCTTCTTAACAAGAAAAATGAACTCGTGAAATATATTGTTGCTCACAAAGAAAACGAAGATAAAAAAGAAGATATCAAGCTATTCTGTGAACAACTTTATGACTTAGCTATGTTAAGCCACAAACCGTTATCACCTGCTGCAATGACTACCTTCATTAGCAGAAGTAACTTAATCTTAAAAAAATTGATATAA